A genomic window from Acidobacteriota bacterium includes:
- a CDS encoding OmcA/MtrC family decaheme c-type cytochrome, translating into MMFTITKTLVILATAGVTTVPMGQSPGMVKAHESIRAPASARRSSGRLAPSHPRVQYTKNQKEFYLTEKQLQYIRPGIHVTVEDIQIPADRHPVVEISFADDMGAPLDRAGVQTPGPISFSFILAWYDAVRRDYVAYTTRAQTSPITGDTADQASTDRGGTTEDLEMGRLRYIFATELPEGYDMSVTHTLGIYATRDLRDTPLETRQYDNVEFDFVPDGGDVVDQWQGMLDATCNGCHEQLAFHGGTRREVKLCMLCHNKQTWDPDTGNSVDFKQMIHKIHTGADLPSVQAGIPYQIIGHNQSVNDYSEVEWTQDIRNCDTCHAPDTPESYIWYARPNRDACGSCHDDIVWETGENHPVAQTDDSLCAACHVPDSGTEFDISVMGAHTIPAQSMQLAGLNMEITDVTDVAPGSAPTVYFRLTNDDGTLVDPISGLRTLTLRMAGPIGDTIDHSIDISVDGRDATLVGDEYMMAFEDPIPEDATGTWGFSADVRRTSVIDDLSFEGLEVTEGAINPIFYAAVTDNEAMPRREVVAIDNCNVCHGALSLHGGQRFSIQECVFCHRPNNSDEEVRPEEELPPESIDFRWLIHRLHTGAELSADFTVYGYRGSVNNYNHVEFPADRRTCTMCHLDGTYNVPLPAGTMEVTTERSFYSPTQPAAAACLACHDSVDAAAHAYTQTAPFGESCGSCHGEDREFSVDSAHAH; encoded by the coding sequence ATGATGTTTACGATCACAAAGACCCTGGTGATTCTGGCGACGGCGGGAGTCACGACAGTACCGATGGGCCAGAGCCCGGGGATGGTGAAGGCGCACGAGTCGATCAGAGCGCCCGCGTCGGCCAGGAGATCGTCGGGTCGCCTGGCACCCAGTCATCCGAGGGTCCAATACACCAAGAATCAGAAAGAGTTCTACCTCACCGAGAAACAGCTCCAATACATCCGGCCGGGAATTCACGTCACGGTGGAGGACATCCAAATCCCGGCGGATCGCCACCCGGTGGTCGAGATCAGCTTCGCTGACGACATGGGAGCGCCGCTCGATCGTGCCGGTGTCCAGACGCCGGGGCCGATCAGCTTCAGCTTCATTCTCGCCTGGTACGACGCCGTTCGGCGCGATTACGTCGCCTACACCACGCGGGCCCAGACCAGCCCGATCACAGGTGACACCGCCGATCAGGCCTCGACCGACCGAGGCGGCACTACCGAAGACCTCGAGATGGGCCGCCTCCGATATATCTTCGCCACCGAGCTGCCCGAGGGCTACGACATGTCGGTGACCCACACGCTCGGCATCTACGCAACCCGCGATCTGAGGGACACACCGCTCGAGACCCGACAGTACGACAACGTCGAGTTCGACTTCGTGCCTGACGGGGGCGACGTCGTCGACCAGTGGCAAGGCATGCTCGACGCCACCTGCAACGGCTGCCACGAGCAATTGGCGTTCCACGGCGGGACCCGCCGGGAAGTCAAGCTCTGCATGTTGTGCCACAACAAGCAGACCTGGGATCCGGACACCGGCAACTCGGTCGACTTCAAGCAGATGATCCACAAGATCCACACGGGAGCCGACCTGCCGAGCGTTCAGGCCGGTATCCCCTACCAGATCATCGGCCACAACCAGTCGGTGAACGATTACTCAGAGGTGGAGTGGACGCAGGACATTCGCAACTGCGACACCTGCCACGCTCCGGACACGCCCGAGAGCTACATCTGGTATGCCCGGCCCAACCGCGACGCCTGCGGCTCGTGCCACGACGATATCGTGTGGGAGACTGGCGAGAATCACCCCGTGGCCCAGACCGACGACAGCCTGTGTGCCGCCTGTCACGTGCCCGACAGTGGAACCGAGTTCGACATCTCGGTCATGGGCGCGCACACGATTCCGGCCCAATCGATGCAGCTCGCCGGCCTCAACATGGAGATCACCGACGTGACCGATGTCGCTCCTGGCAGCGCGCCGACCGTGTACTTCCGCCTGACCAACGACGACGGGACGCTGGTCGACCCGATCTCCGGCCTCCGCACCCTGACCCTGAGGATGGCCGGTCCCATCGGTGACACCATCGACCACTCGATCGACATCTCGGTCGACGGGCGCGACGCGACCCTGGTCGGTGACGAGTACATGATGGCCTTCGAGGACCCGATCCCCGAGGACGCGACCGGCACCTGGGGCTTCTCCGCCGATGTCCGCCGAACCTCGGTGATCGACGACCTCTCGTTCGAGGGTCTCGAAGTGACAGAGGGCGCGATCAACCCGATCTTCTACGCCGCGGTGACCGACAACGAGGCGATGCCGCGGCGCGAAGTGGTGGCGATCGACAACTGCAATGTTTGCCACGGCGCGTTGTCGCTGCACGGCGGCCAACGCTTCAGCATCCAGGAGTGCGTCTTTTGTCACCGACCTAACAACAGCGACGAGGAGGTCCGCCCTGAGGAAGAGCTGCCGCCTGAGTCGATCGACTTCCGTTGGCTGATCCATCGTCTCCACACCGGCGCAGAGCTGAGCGCAGATTTCACGGTCTATGGCTACCGCGGCTCTGTGAACAACTACAACCACGTCGAGTTCCCCGCTGACCGACGGACGTGCACGATGTGCCACCTCGACGGCACCTACAACGTGCCTCTGCCCGCGGGAACGATGGAGGTGACCACCGAACGCAGCTTCTACTCGCCCACTCAGCCGGCGGCCGCCGCCTGCCTGGCGTGCCACGACAGCGTCGACGCCGCGGCCCACGCCTACACCCAAACGGCGCCTTTCGGTGAGTCCTGTGGCTCGTGCCACGGAGAAGATCGCGAGTTCTCGGTCGACAGCGCCCATGCTCACTAG
- a CDS encoding DmsE family decaheme c-type cytochrome translates to MKKLTYMVAGAAIAAAFGLGTGATAEAQGSDPSEDCAVCHEEIAADFQTTVHAIKERGGPSCVTCHGHGERHMEEGGDASLIGKPEGADGEMLCLSCHGNTRTMFSKNSVHSGAAVTCISCHNVHASGTSQPKMLEDAANELCASCHPSPAGSFEKAFGHKLDRGGLQCVSCHNPHGGRGRHSLKVDRSGEIACLSCHAEKRGPFVYPHVTGMTGDCLSCHEPHGSVNPMSLTRARVAHLCLECHSPIEGGTLGSQPPSIHDLRSPRYQNCTTCHVKIHGSNTSPLLTR, encoded by the coding sequence ATGAAAAAACTCACGTACATGGTGGCCGGGGCTGCGATAGCGGCTGCGTTCGGCCTCGGTACCGGAGCGACGGCGGAGGCCCAGGGGAGCGATCCCTCGGAGGACTGCGCCGTCTGCCACGAAGAGATCGCAGCCGATTTCCAGACGACGGTGCACGCGATCAAGGAACGAGGTGGGCCGTCCTGCGTCACCTGCCACGGTCACGGCGAACGTCACATGGAGGAGGGCGGCGATGCGTCGCTGATCGGCAAGCCCGAAGGTGCGGATGGCGAGATGCTCTGTCTGTCCTGCCACGGCAACACACGGACCATGTTCTCCAAGAACTCGGTGCATTCCGGGGCCGCCGTCACCTGCATCTCCTGCCACAACGTGCACGCGAGCGGCACGTCACAGCCGAAGATGCTCGAGGATGCGGCCAACGAGCTCTGTGCGAGCTGCCACCCCTCACCTGCCGGTTCGTTCGAAAAGGCTTTCGGACACAAACTCGATCGCGGCGGCTTGCAGTGCGTTTCCTGCCACAACCCGCACGGCGGCCGGGGCAGGCACAGCCTCAAGGTGGATCGCTCGGGTGAGATCGCGTGCCTCTCCTGCCACGCCGAGAAGCGCGGTCCCTTCGTTTATCCGCACGTGACCGGTATGACCGGCGACTGTCTGAGCTGCCACGAGCCGCACGGCTCGGTCAATCCGATGTCCCTGACCAGGGCCCGTGTCGCCCATCTGTGTCTGGAATGTCACAGCCCGATCGAGGGCGGCACGCTCGGCTCGCAGCCCCCGTCAATCCACGACCTGCGAAGCCCGCGATACCAGAACTGCACAACGTGCCACGTGAAGATCCACGGGTCCAACACGTCGCCGTTGCTGACCAGGTAG
- a CDS encoding aldo/keto reductase has product MEYRFLGASGLKVSALSFGAWVTFGPQMDESKAAECMHAAWDAGVNFFDNAEVYANGVAEQIMGAVLAKSGWKRSDYVISTKIFWGGEGPNDRGLSKKHIFEGTDAALARLQLDYVDLVFCHRADLHTPVEETVRAMNHLIDQGKALYWGTSEWPADRILEAYHVARRERLVPPLMEQPQYNLFHRDRFEREYAPLYDRIGLGTTIWSPLASGLLTGKYSDGIPEGSRSTLEGYEWLRSRLEGPEAEAKIAKVKELTVIAKELDCTMAQLAIAWCLANPNVSTVITGASRVEQVRENMKALDVFQSLDPEILDRIEEIIDNKPEPEPDWR; this is encoded by the coding sequence ATGGAATATCGCTTTCTCGGTGCTTCGGGTCTCAAGGTCTCGGCTCTCAGCTTCGGCGCCTGGGTCACATTCGGCCCGCAAATGGACGAATCCAAGGCTGCAGAGTGCATGCACGCGGCGTGGGATGCCGGGGTCAACTTTTTCGACAACGCCGAGGTCTACGCCAACGGAGTGGCCGAGCAGATCATGGGTGCGGTGCTCGCAAAATCGGGGTGGAAACGGTCTGACTACGTCATTTCGACGAAAATCTTCTGGGGCGGTGAAGGGCCAAACGACCGCGGACTCTCGAAAAAGCATATTTTCGAGGGTACCGATGCGGCCCTGGCGCGACTTCAGCTCGACTACGTCGATCTCGTCTTTTGCCACCGTGCCGATCTCCACACCCCGGTGGAGGAGACGGTTCGCGCAATGAATCACCTCATCGACCAGGGAAAAGCCCTCTACTGGGGCACCAGCGAGTGGCCGGCCGATCGCATTCTCGAGGCCTACCACGTCGCCCGGCGTGAGCGCTTGGTCCCGCCGCTGATGGAGCAGCCGCAATACAACCTCTTCCACCGCGATCGGTTCGAGCGCGAGTATGCACCGCTCTACGATCGCATCGGCCTCGGCACCACGATCTGGTCGCCGCTCGCGAGTGGTCTCCTCACCGGCAAGTACAGCGACGGCATCCCCGAGGGCAGCCGCAGCACGCTCGAAGGTTACGAGTGGCTGCGCTCGAGACTCGAGGGACCAGAAGCCGAAGCCAAGATCGCCAAGGTGAAGGAACTCACCGTGATCGCCAAAGAGCTCGACTGCACCATGGCTCAGCTCGCGATTGCCTGGTGTCTCGCCAATCCCAACGTGAGCACGGTCATCACCGGCGCCTCGCGCGTCGAGCAGGTGCGCGAAAACATGAAGGCGTTGGACGTTTTCCAGAGCCTCGATCCAGAGATCCTCGACCGCATCGAGGAGATCATCGACAACAAGCCCGAACCGGAGCCCGACTGGCGTTGA
- a CDS encoding outer membrane protein transport protein gives MIPKNRRRVLLVAAMVLVAPALSWGSGFALFEVGGRQAGMAGTMVAVGDDPSTLFWNPAGMAFQTDEGVQLLFGGALIWPEQTFYGSSPYPGEGYVAEQVEQTFFPPHVFLGIPINDRLEISVALITPFGLGTEWEDDFLGNFIAKKTDLMVFDAGVSLAYQLSENFAFGVGVDYMMATIELYQNVGLINPYNQRLTEVAQAHLKGDGINSDWAWNAGILWKIGGGFSFGASYRSEFKIVGDGLATFTQMPTGYPDFDGLLGTVFPFEDEVPIEASIAFPDFWNVGLAWQNERFMISGQYGVMGWSVYESLPITFPENPEFDTVQEENWEDAYQWRVGIELRASQHWDLRLGYLEDETPQPVEAMSPMLGDGSRKSYMGGFGYHSDSFRFDIAYEYVKLESRSTGGNQHDGFNGTYEGNSPLLHMSMGFKF, from the coding sequence GTGATCCCCAAGAATCGCAGACGCGTTCTTCTGGTGGCGGCGATGGTTCTGGTGGCGCCGGCTCTCAGCTGGGGCTCCGGATTCGCCCTCTTCGAGGTCGGCGGCCGGCAGGCCGGTATGGCCGGTACCATGGTCGCGGTGGGCGACGATCCTTCGACTCTGTTCTGGAATCCGGCCGGTATGGCCTTCCAGACGGATGAGGGGGTTCAACTACTCTTCGGCGGCGCGTTGATCTGGCCCGAGCAGACGTTTTACGGGTCCTCGCCGTATCCCGGCGAGGGTTACGTCGCGGAGCAGGTGGAGCAGACCTTCTTTCCACCACACGTCTTTCTCGGCATCCCGATCAATGATCGTCTCGAAATCAGCGTTGCCCTCATTACCCCGTTCGGACTGGGTACCGAATGGGAGGACGATTTCCTCGGGAATTTCATCGCGAAGAAGACCGATCTGATGGTCTTCGACGCGGGCGTCAGCCTCGCCTACCAACTGAGCGAGAACTTCGCGTTTGGAGTCGGCGTCGACTATATGATGGCGACCATCGAGTTGTACCAAAACGTGGGTCTCATCAACCCCTACAACCAGCGACTCACGGAAGTGGCCCAAGCACACCTCAAGGGCGACGGGATCAACTCGGACTGGGCGTGGAACGCCGGCATTCTGTGGAAGATCGGTGGTGGTTTCAGTTTCGGCGCCTCCTACCGCTCGGAGTTCAAGATCGTCGGTGACGGCCTGGCGACGTTCACCCAGATGCCGACCGGATACCCGGATTTTGACGGGCTCCTCGGCACCGTCTTTCCGTTCGAGGACGAAGTCCCTATCGAGGCGTCGATCGCCTTCCCCGACTTCTGGAATGTAGGCCTGGCCTGGCAAAACGAGAGGTTCATGATCTCGGGCCAGTACGGCGTCATGGGCTGGTCCGTGTATGAAAGCCTGCCGATCACCTTCCCGGAGAACCCGGAGTTCGACACGGTCCAGGAAGAAAATTGGGAGGACGCATACCAGTGGCGCGTCGGTATCGAGCTACGGGCCAGCCAACACTGGGATCTTCGACTCGGTTACCTCGAGGACGAAACGCCGCAACCGGTCGAAGCCATGTCCCCTATGCTCGGTGATGGGAGTCGCAAATCCTACATGGGAGGGTTCGGTTACCACTCCGACAGCTTCCGGTTCGATATTGCATACGAGTACGTCAAACTCGAGTCTCGGTCGACCGGTGGCAATCAGCACGATGGCTTCAACGGCACGTATGAGGGCAACTCGCCGCTGCTCCACATGAGCATGGGCTTCAAGTTTTGA
- the lon gene encoding endopeptidase La has protein sequence MTEITTLPVIPLREAVLFPEVTSPIAAGRPGTLRAIEAALRTEDKQIFVVSQRENLEEVTPEILYNMGTVATIGPVQRGPSGMRLLLNGDYRAVAVRYEEQDEYLVASVHPAEELPPIDSEAPAFTALYHETRERAAELGRRAGMPKEAVQQFLAETTEPGRFADLVSGHLDLKPAEAQKLLEALSVEDRLRSVLLLIQKAVAVLDAREDIKSQVQEELGDRQREMFLRQQLKAIQRELGEDGGREDLEGLRQKVEALELPQAARKEVDRELGRLERMGPEGMEAQVIRTYLETICELPWTGRSEERMDVARAAEILEEDHYALGDVKDRILEFLAVRILQKKAEQAEADAELFEVEEESEEPSIHDTASRNPILLFAGPPGVGKTSVAKSIARAMDREYVRISLGGVRDEADVRGHRRTYVGAMPGRIIQGMKQAGSKNPVFLLDEVDKLGASYQGDPGAALLEVLDPAQNDSFTDHYLGVPFDLSDVQFICTANYLQNIPGPLQDRMEVVEFAGYTEAEKLEIARRYLTPRQIKQTGLTNGQIVITDDAVHEVITGYTRESGVRQLEREIGRLARKVARKIAAQELEFAEISAKEVHELLGRPKVHPEQAADSDQIGVATGMFYTPVGGDIMFVEASPMAGKGNLVLTGQLGDVMKESAQAAWTYAKAHADELFIRDKAFEQDVHIHVPAGAIPKDGPSAGVTMATALVSALSGRPARNDVAMTGEITLSGRVLPIGGVKEKILGAVRAGITTIVLPKVNEADLEDLPEEVRDRLTFHMVEELGEALAHTLRGGEFREGRLQFTNSDPKKGSSPGLQH, from the coding sequence ATGACAGAAATCACGACCCTGCCGGTCATACCCCTGCGGGAGGCGGTCCTTTTCCCCGAGGTCACGTCGCCCATCGCTGCCGGACGACCAGGAACCCTGCGTGCCATCGAGGCCGCTCTGCGTACCGAAGACAAGCAGATTTTCGTGGTCTCCCAACGGGAAAACCTCGAGGAAGTCACACCAGAAATCCTCTACAACATGGGAACGGTCGCGACCATCGGACCGGTCCAGCGCGGACCTTCGGGGATGCGGCTGCTGCTGAACGGCGACTACCGAGCGGTCGCGGTGCGCTACGAGGAGCAGGACGAATACCTGGTGGCATCCGTGCACCCTGCGGAAGAACTACCGCCGATCGACTCCGAGGCACCCGCCTTCACCGCTCTCTATCACGAGACTCGAGAGCGGGCCGCCGAGCTTGGCCGCCGGGCCGGCATGCCCAAGGAGGCAGTGCAGCAATTTCTCGCCGAAACGACGGAACCAGGACGATTTGCCGACCTCGTTTCCGGTCATCTCGATCTCAAACCTGCGGAAGCACAGAAGCTGCTCGAAGCATTGTCGGTGGAAGATCGGCTCCGCTCCGTTCTGCTCCTCATTCAGAAAGCCGTCGCAGTTCTCGACGCGCGGGAGGACATCAAGTCCCAGGTCCAGGAGGAGCTGGGTGACCGTCAGCGGGAAATGTTTCTTCGGCAACAGCTCAAGGCGATCCAGCGCGAGCTAGGCGAGGACGGCGGTCGCGAAGACCTCGAAGGGCTGCGCCAAAAGGTGGAAGCTCTCGAACTTCCGCAGGCTGCTCGCAAGGAGGTCGACCGCGAACTCGGGCGTCTCGAACGCATGGGGCCCGAAGGCATGGAGGCCCAGGTCATCCGCACCTATCTCGAAACCATCTGCGAGCTGCCCTGGACGGGACGCTCCGAAGAACGGATGGACGTTGCGCGAGCGGCGGAGATCCTCGAAGAGGACCACTACGCCCTTGGCGACGTCAAGGACCGGATTCTCGAGTTCCTGGCGGTCCGGATTTTACAGAAGAAGGCCGAACAAGCGGAGGCCGATGCAGAGCTCTTCGAGGTGGAGGAGGAGTCCGAAGAACCTTCGATCCACGACACCGCGAGCCGAAACCCCATCCTGCTCTTCGCCGGGCCTCCCGGAGTCGGGAAGACCTCGGTTGCGAAGAGCATCGCCCGCGCGATGGACCGCGAGTATGTGCGCATATCGCTCGGCGGCGTGCGCGACGAGGCCGACGTGCGGGGCCACCGTCGCACCTACGTCGGCGCCATGCCTGGCCGAATCATCCAGGGCATGAAGCAGGCAGGCTCGAAGAACCCCGTCTTTCTGCTCGATGAGGTCGATAAGCTCGGTGCGTCGTACCAGGGCGACCCGGGTGCAGCGTTGCTCGAAGTTCTCGACCCGGCCCAGAACGACAGCTTCACCGATCACTATCTGGGCGTGCCCTTCGACCTTTCGGATGTGCAGTTCATCTGCACCGCCAACTACCTGCAGAACATCCCGGGCCCGCTGCAGGATCGTATGGAGGTGGTCGAGTTCGCCGGCTACACCGAAGCCGAGAAGCTCGAGATCGCCAGGCGTTACCTGACACCGAGACAGATCAAACAAACCGGACTGACCAACGGGCAGATCGTCATCACGGACGACGCCGTGCACGAGGTCATTACCGGCTATACGCGCGAGTCGGGCGTGCGCCAACTCGAACGCGAGATCGGTCGCCTCGCCCGCAAGGTGGCGCGCAAGATTGCGGCGCAAGAGCTCGAGTTCGCCGAGATTTCAGCCAAGGAGGTCCATGAGCTGCTCGGCCGGCCCAAGGTCCACCCCGAGCAGGCGGCGGACAGCGATCAGATCGGCGTCGCAACCGGGATGTTCTACACCCCGGTCGGTGGCGACATCATGTTCGTCGAAGCCTCGCCGATGGCGGGCAAGGGCAACCTCGTTCTCACCGGACAGCTCGGCGACGTCATGAAGGAGTCCGCACAGGCTGCCTGGACCTATGCCAAGGCACACGCCGATGAACTCTTCATCCGGGACAAGGCATTCGAGCAGGATGTCCACATCCACGTGCCGGCCGGCGCCATTCCGAAGGACGGGCCATCGGCCGGAGTCACCATGGCTACCGCTCTGGTGTCGGCGTTGTCCGGGCGACCTGCGCGCAACGATGTAGCGATGACCGGGGAGATCACCCTCTCCGGACGTGTTCTGCCGATCGGCGGCGTCAAGGAAAAGATCCTGGGTGCAGTTCGCGCGGGCATCACGACCATCGTCCTGCCAAAGGTCAACGAAGCCGACCTCGAAGACCTGCCGGAGGAAGTCCGGGACCGGCTGACCTTCCACATGGTGGAAGAGCTCGGGGAGGCGCTCGCACACACCCTGCGTGGCGGCGAGTTCCGCGAAGGCAGGCTGCAGTTCACCAACTCGGATCCGAAGAAGGGGTCGTCCCCCGGCCTTCAGCACTGA
- a CDS encoding endonuclease/exonuclease/phosphatase family protein — translation MKLPPMVSRSKTLVVGVVTTILLIVALAIVMRDRLRCAGFPGPSVSANEVPAEAAAEGTLRIASWNVRNFPLDERPQEADLGYSRRTNICDFEAVLGGLKADLFGLQEVNDIRRFGPILERACAGRPMQVRYSARGGRFGQHLAIAWDDSALELVGTPVDIVGLALDPGMRPAFAGYLRSRRAGGVDFTVVVVHLESGPGNFGQRRSQNRALAAWIEGRIEEIGDPDFVVLGDFNTIGSPRGGVEGELQSVDAVLGRVGLERLENSLGCTSYWEGPGDRDGVQTPSLIDHVFVRGFGPEMIAAPLEVWLHCSRWQCGEFISRPGGEDGTFWDVSDHCPLTFEIRDANLEGQNSEF, via the coding sequence GTGAAACTGCCTCCTATGGTGAGCCGTTCAAAAACACTTGTTGTAGGCGTCGTAACCACGATCCTTCTGATCGTCGCTCTTGCAATCGTAATGCGGGATCGGCTGCGGTGCGCGGGATTTCCCGGTCCATCCGTATCGGCGAATGAGGTGCCCGCCGAAGCCGCCGCGGAGGGAACACTCCGCATCGCCTCGTGGAACGTGCGCAACTTTCCCCTCGACGAGCGTCCTCAGGAGGCTGATCTCGGGTATTCCCGCCGCACGAACATCTGTGATTTCGAAGCTGTGCTCGGTGGCCTGAAGGCGGATCTCTTCGGCCTCCAGGAGGTCAACGACATCCGTCGTTTCGGCCCGATCCTCGAGCGCGCCTGCGCTGGGAGGCCGATGCAGGTCAGATACTCCGCCCGCGGGGGGAGATTCGGTCAGCACCTCGCAATCGCGTGGGACGATTCGGCCCTCGAGCTGGTTGGAACCCCGGTTGACATCGTTGGGCTCGCGCTCGATCCCGGAATGAGGCCGGCGTTCGCCGGATATCTGCGGAGCCGCCGCGCCGGTGGCGTTGATTTCACTGTCGTGGTCGTTCATCTGGAGTCCGGGCCCGGGAACTTCGGCCAGCGGAGGAGCCAGAATCGGGCATTGGCCGCCTGGATCGAGGGCCGGATCGAGGAGATTGGCGATCCGGACTTCGTCGTCCTCGGTGACTTCAACACGATCGGCTCACCCCGCGGCGGTGTCGAGGGAGAACTCCAGTCGGTCGACGCAGTACTCGGCCGAGTCGGACTCGAACGACTGGAGAATTCGCTCGGCTGCACCTCGTATTGGGAAGGTCCGGGAGACCGCGACGGTGTCCAGACGCCTTCCCTGATAGATCACGTGTTTGTCCGTGGCTTCGGGCCGGAGATGATTGCCGCGCCCCTCGAGGTGTGGCTCCATTGCTCGAGATGGCAGTGCGGTGAGTTCATTTCCCGGCCCGGAGGAGAAGACGGCACTTTCTGGGACGTGTCCGATCATTGCCCGCTGACCTTCGAGATTCGCGATGCAAATCTCGAAGGTCAGAATTCTGAATTTTGA